From one Mucilaginibacter inviolabilis genomic stretch:
- a CDS encoding inorganic phosphate transporter, with protein MVTSLLVVVIALALIFDYTNGFHDAANSIATIVSTKVLTPFQAVLMAAVFNFAAYFFIKDHKVANTVSKIVLEHFVTIHVILAGLIAAISWNLITWWFGIPSSSSHTLIGGFAGAGMANAIYMHANPLNAIEMHYVLTIIAYIVLAPFIGLVIAYLITILILHICKRARPAVAERWFKRLQLLSAAALSFAHGGNDAQKVMGILYVTLITTNVIKSGAPMPEWIPLACYTAIAAGTMSGGWKIVKTMGSKITKVTPLEGVSAETAGAVTLFITERFGIPVSTTHTITGSIIGVGLTKRVSAVRWGVTINLIWAWIITIPISALIAGGVFALIHLLG; from the coding sequence ATGGTTACCTCCCTACTTGTTGTCGTAATTGCCCTGGCACTTATTTTTGATTATACCAATGGCTTTCACGATGCAGCCAACTCCATTGCCACTATAGTATCTACCAAGGTATTAACACCTTTTCAGGCGGTGCTGATGGCGGCAGTATTCAATTTCGCAGCATACTTTTTTATCAAAGACCATAAAGTGGCCAATACCGTTTCCAAAATTGTATTAGAGCACTTTGTAACTATTCATGTGATACTGGCAGGTTTAATTGCCGCTATATCCTGGAATTTAATAACCTGGTGGTTTGGTATACCTTCAAGCTCTTCGCACACCCTTATTGGTGGTTTTGCCGGTGCTGGTATGGCCAACGCTATTTATATGCATGCCAACCCACTAAATGCTATTGAAATGCATTATGTGCTCACCATTATAGCCTATATTGTTTTAGCTCCGTTCATTGGTTTAGTTATAGCCTATCTCATTACCATTTTGATACTGCATATCTGTAAAAGGGCCAGGCCAGCCGTTGCCGAACGCTGGTTTAAAAGGCTACAGCTTTTATCAGCAGCCGCGTTAAGCTTTGCACACGGTGGTAATGATGCCCAGAAAGTAATGGGTATACTGTATGTAACCCTGATTACCACCAATGTAATTAAAAGTGGTGCACCGATGCCCGAGTGGATTCCGCTGGCTTGTTATACCGCTATTGCAGCCGGAACCATGTCAGGAGGTTGGAAAATTGTAAAAACCATGGGCTCCAAGATCACTAAGGTAACCCCGTTGGAAGGTGTAAGCGCGGAAACAGCTGGTGCTGTTACCCTTTTCATCACAGAAAGATTTGGTATACCGGTATCAACCACGCATACTATTACAGGTTCTATTATTGGTGTGGGTTTAACCAAACGGGTTTCGGCGGTACGCTGGGGCGTAACCATTAATCTGATTTGGGCCTGGATCATTACTATACCTATATCTGCCCTTATTGCCGGTGGTGTATTTGCATTGATACACCTCCTTGGATAA
- a CDS encoding DUF47 domain-containing protein, producing the protein MSLNSIFQYFVPKDKKIFFPLFEQAASNVVTMATVLVEAVNSNNPAAQEDLYKQIDKLENKGDELTHQIYLELGKNFITPFDREDIHALATAIDDVADYIHGAANRMSLYKIDDFNEHIRKLSDLILQASIDLEKAVKELKDLRNVRNIADSCIRINSVENQADYVFDRAVADLFLYEKDAIRLIKYKEILAALETATDMCEDAANVMESILVKNA; encoded by the coding sequence ATGTCACTTAACAGCATATTCCAATACTTTGTACCCAAGGACAAGAAAATATTTTTCCCTCTATTTGAGCAGGCGGCAAGCAATGTAGTTACCATGGCTACCGTATTGGTTGAGGCTGTTAACTCCAACAATCCTGCTGCACAGGAAGATCTTTATAAACAGATAGATAAGTTAGAAAACAAAGGCGATGAACTTACCCACCAGATATACCTGGAACTGGGTAAAAACTTTATCACCCCGTTTGACCGCGAAGATATACACGCACTGGCTACCGCTATTGATGATGTGGCCGATTATATTCACGGGGCTGCTAACCGTATGAGTCTTTACAAGATAGACGACTTTAATGAGCATATCCGCAAACTGTCTGATCTGATATTACAGGCCAGTATCGACCTGGAAAAAGCTGTAAAGGAATTGAAAGACCTTAGAAACGTACGCAACATTGCCGACTCCTGCATCAGGATAAACAGTGTGGAAAACCAGGCCGATTATGTATTTGACCGCGCCGTAGCAGATCTGTTCCTGTATGAAAAAGACGCCATCCGCCTCATCAAATACAAAGAAATACTTGCCGCGCTTGAAACCGCTACCGATATGTGCGAAGACGCGGCAAATGTTATGGAATCAATTTTAGTTAAAAACGCTTAA
- a CDS encoding sensor histidine kinase: protein MNLRVLVLITALGVAITLSAVNFYFQHKWYDVMVTFLATLITSYVVFYYLIEKYIYSRIKLIYKLIHNLKLGRDLRDALGEHVSANPINDVESEVKEWAKQKKIEIDELRKQEKFRRDFLSNISHEFKTPLFAIQGYIEALQDDDFEDREMARQFLEKASKNVDRLSYLIKDLDEISKLESGEIPINYSKFKINDLIKEVFESLEIKGKQYHIKLIFKQKYDEGILVYADREKIRQVLVNLIDNSFKYGKEEGSTSVSLFVLHDQVLVEVTDDGIGIEEKFLPRLFERFYRTDSSRSRQIGGSGLGLAIVKHIIEAHQQTINVRSTEGLGSTFGFTLQIAKQTLHLPNIPVLKS, encoded by the coding sequence ATGAATTTGCGTGTACTGGTTTTAATAACCGCTCTGGGCGTGGCAATAACGCTATCGGCCGTTAACTTTTATTTTCAGCACAAGTGGTACGATGTTATGGTGACCTTCCTGGCTACACTCATTACCAGCTATGTGGTTTTCTATTACCTGATCGAAAAATACATCTATTCGCGCATTAAATTAATCTACAAGCTCATCCACAATTTAAAGCTGGGCCGCGATCTGCGTGATGCACTTGGCGAACATGTAAGCGCCAACCCTATCAACGATGTAGAATCAGAAGTAAAGGAATGGGCCAAACAGAAAAAGATTGAGATTGACGAACTGCGTAAACAGGAAAAATTCCGCCGTGATTTTCTTTCCAATATATCGCACGAGTTCAAAACACCGCTTTTTGCCATTCAGGGTTATATTGAGGCACTACAGGATGATGATTTTGAGGATCGTGAAATGGCCCGTCAGTTTTTAGAGAAAGCCTCTAAAAATGTGGATCGGCTGAGTTACCTGATCAAGGATCTGGACGAGATTTCCAAACTGGAATCGGGTGAAATACCAATCAATTACAGTAAGTTCAAGATCAACGACCTCATTAAAGAGGTTTTTGAATCATTGGAGATCAAAGGCAAGCAGTATCATATTAAATTAATATTTAAGCAAAAATACGACGAAGGCATCCTGGTATATGCCGACAGGGAAAAAATACGCCAGGTATTGGTTAATCTTATTGACAATTCTTTTAAGTACGGTAAGGAAGAAGGCAGCACTTCTGTAAGCCTTTTTGTGCTGCATGATCAGGTGTTAGTTGAAGTAACCGATGATGGTATCGGCATCGAAGAAAAGTTCTTGCCGCGTTTATTTGAGCGTTTTTATCGCACCGATAGCAGTCGTTCAAGACAAATTGGGGGCTCGGGTCTGGGGCTGGCCATTGTAAAACATATTATAGAGGCTCACCAGCAAACCATTAATGTACGCAGTACCGAAGGCCTGGGTTCAACCTTTGGCTTCACCCTGCAAATTGCCAAGCAAACCTTACATTTACCCAATATACCAGTGTTAAAAAGTTAA
- a CDS encoding methyltransferase domain-containing protein, whose translation MPDLTIRASDAEIMDDFDLPASDIEPVLAGLGQVNALLGGHKNLIKALKNFPVRTGYTVSDWGCGGGDALIAIAKWGTKNSLQLNLTGIDAAPTAVNFARQESAAFSNIDYVQVDVITDTDRIQPCDIVISSLFTHHFDDEGWIMLIKNMQASARKGIIITDLHRHWLLYYAIIAITHVFTRSKMARNDGPLSVKRAFKKAELVALLKNAGIDNYNLTWHWPFRWLLIVYKS comes from the coding sequence ATGCCTGATTTAACCATACGCGCTTCCGACGCCGAAATAATGGACGATTTTGACCTACCAGCCAGCGATATTGAGCCTGTATTGGCTGGTTTAGGTCAGGTAAACGCTTTATTAGGCGGCCATAAAAATCTGATAAAAGCATTGAAAAACTTCCCTGTACGTACCGGTTACACTGTTAGCGACTGGGGCTGCGGCGGCGGCGATGCTTTAATTGCCATTGCCAAATGGGGTACTAAAAACAGCTTGCAGCTCAATTTAACAGGCATCGACGCGGCACCCACTGCTGTTAATTTTGCCCGCCAGGAATCAGCCGCATTTTCAAATATTGATTATGTGCAGGTCGATGTCATCACGGATACAGATCGCATCCAGCCCTGTGATATCGTTATCAGCAGTCTGTTTACTCACCATTTTGACGATGAAGGATGGATAATGCTTATCAAAAACATGCAAGCATCGGCACGCAAAGGCATTATCATTACGGATCTGCACCGGCATTGGCTCTTGTATTATGCCATTATAGCGATAACCCATGTTTTTACCCGGAGCAAAATGGCGCGTAATGATGGGCCTTTATCCGTAAAACGCGCCTTCAAAAAAGCCGAATTGGTTGCTTTATTAAAAAATGCAGGAATTGATAACTATAATTTAACATGGCATTGGCCATTCCGCTGGCTGTTAATCGTCTACAAATCGTAA
- a CDS encoding NAD(P)/FAD-dependent oxidoreductase: MSDVIIVGGGLAGLFNAILLNRAGLRVTLIEKKTYPMHRVCGEYISNEVIPFLSALDIDLEPLKVARINRLEVTAVSGIKLSQKLDLGGFGLSRYTFDNLLYHKAMAEGVNIMPGTRVEDIRFADGHFEVVTPGNTLSAPLVIGSFGKRSNLDQKLKRPFFYKRSPYLAVKFHVRMNFPDDLIQLNNYKDGYCGVSKTDGDRYCMCYMAHRDDLRKYGTLEGLEQNVIRKNPYLDDIFNKAEFLLDKPEVINEISFEKKAPVEDHVLMSGDTAGMIAPLCGNGMTMAIHSAKILSEKIIAHYQSTKFTTDKRAALEADYTRIWNKEFARRLWVGRQLQRLFGNNNTTALTLNILNGLPPVSRFLISQTHGKPFA, from the coding sequence ATGAGCGATGTAATCATAGTTGGCGGTGGTTTGGCTGGTTTATTCAATGCCATTTTATTGAATCGCGCCGGTCTTCGGGTTACCCTTATCGAAAAAAAGACATATCCCATGCACAGGGTATGCGGCGAATATATCTCTAACGAGGTGATCCCCTTTCTGAGCGCTTTAGACATCGACCTGGAGCCCCTGAAAGTTGCCCGGATCAATCGTCTGGAAGTAACCGCGGTGTCGGGTATCAAACTTTCTCAAAAATTAGATCTGGGCGGTTTTGGCTTAAGTCGTTACACTTTTGATAATCTTTTGTACCACAAGGCCATGGCCGAAGGTGTAAACATAATGCCCGGCACACGGGTAGAGGATATCCGTTTTGCTGACGGGCATTTTGAGGTAGTTACACCCGGTAATACTTTAAGTGCACCATTAGTAATAGGTTCATTCGGCAAAAGATCCAATCTTGATCAAAAACTAAAACGTCCTTTCTTTTATAAACGCAGTCCGTATCTGGCGGTGAAGTTTCACGTACGGATGAATTTTCCGGATGATCTTATCCAGCTCAACAATTATAAAGATGGCTACTGTGGGGTAAGCAAAACCGATGGTGATCGTTATTGTATGTGCTACATGGCCCACCGGGACGATCTTCGCAAATATGGCACGCTGGAAGGCCTGGAGCAAAACGTAATCCGCAAAAACCCCTACCTGGATGACATTTTTAACAAGGCTGAGTTTTTGCTCGACAAACCAGAAGTGATCAACGAGATCTCCTTTGAGAAAAAAGCACCCGTTGAAGATCATGTCCTGATGAGCGGTGATACCGCCGGTATGATTGCACCGCTTTGCGGCAACGGCATGACGATGGCCATCCATTCGGCCAAAATACTGTCTGAAAAGATCATCGCACATTATCAGTCCACAAAATTTACTACCGATAAACGCGCGGCGCTCGAAGCTGATTATACCCGTATCTGGAACAAAGAATTTGCCCGCCGCCTTTGGGTGGGCAGGCAATTACAGCGCTTGTTTGGCAATAATAATACTACCGCGCTTACCTTAAATATTTTGAACGGCCTGCCTCCGGTATCCCGTTTTTTGATCAGTCAAACACACGGCAAACCTTTCGCCTAA
- a CDS encoding type III polyketide synthase codes for MDSCISAIGIANPDNRIAQNDIYHFMVNAFGLDATNAARLKSIYDHSGIDHRYSVIPDFGVGDPSQYTFFKQSAHLEPFPGTKERLKVYEKEAISIAVKAVQNCLTGFDTSILPQITHLITVSCTGMHAPGIDIELVEKLPLNRDTERTCINFMGCYGAINALKVSDYICRANPEAKVLIVSIELCTLHFQKANTLDNWVANSLFSDGAAAVLVENTAKRSGTGTYFSLKNFYTEFVTEARDDMGWHVGDTGFEMILTSKVSKQIKKHIGAVMDHFLHKVKMGAEQITAYAVHPGGRKILEAVETALDLPEESNAFAYQTLQEYGNMSSATILFVLQKMLAAQNLQEQKIMSFAFGPGLTVEGMILEMH; via the coding sequence ATGGATAGTTGCATCAGTGCCATTGGGATAGCGAATCCCGACAATCGAATAGCTCAAAATGACATTTACCATTTCATGGTGAACGCGTTTGGCCTGGATGCAACCAATGCTGCCCGACTGAAAAGTATTTATGACCACTCCGGCATCGATCATCGCTATTCGGTGATTCCGGATTTTGGCGTTGGTGATCCATCTCAATATACTTTTTTTAAACAATCGGCACATCTGGAGCCATTTCCCGGCACTAAAGAGCGGCTGAAAGTTTACGAAAAAGAAGCTATATCCATTGCTGTTAAAGCGGTACAAAATTGCCTTACTGGTTTTGATACGAGCATCCTACCGCAGATTACCCACCTCATTACCGTTAGCTGCACCGGCATGCATGCCCCTGGTATTGATATTGAACTGGTGGAAAAACTACCGCTTAACCGCGATACCGAACGAACCTGTATTAATTTTATGGGATGCTATGGCGCTATCAACGCGCTCAAAGTATCTGACTATATTTGCCGGGCCAACCCCGAAGCCAAAGTACTGATAGTAAGCATTGAGCTTTGTACCCTGCATTTTCAAAAAGCAAACACCCTTGATAACTGGGTAGCTAACTCCCTGTTCAGCGATGGTGCAGCGGCTGTTCTGGTGGAGAATACGGCTAAGCGTTCGGGCACAGGAACTTATTTCTCTTTAAAGAATTTTTATACCGAATTTGTAACCGAAGCCCGCGACGATATGGGCTGGCATGTGGGCGATACCGGTTTCGAGATGATACTCACCTCCAAAGTATCCAAACAGATCAAAAAACATATTGGAGCCGTGATGGATCATTTTCTGCATAAAGTAAAAATGGGAGCAGAGCAGATCACCGCTTACGCAGTACACCCGGGCGGCCGCAAGATATTGGAGGCGGTTGAAACAGCCCTGGATCTTCCCGAAGAAAGCAATGCTTTTGCTTATCAAACCTTGCAGGAGTACGGCAACATGTCGTCGGCCACTATATTATTTGTGCTGCAGAAAATGCTGGCCGCCCAAAACCTCCAGGAACAAAAGATTATGAGCTTTGCCTTTGGCCCCGGCTTAACGGTGGAGGGTATGATACTCGAAATGCATTAA
- a CDS encoding YceI family protein → MMKKIYIAAILAFLITNSFAQVKTTVTKSAITFKIKNMGISCTGAFSGLQADVQFKPADLAGSSIVASVETATINTDNEMRDNHLKSADYFDITTYPKITLKSVSFKHKNGDNYTGSFNVTIKDKTKLIEVPFTYTEKGNAAAFNGNFKINRRDFGLGGNSMVLADEATVTVNVESSIK, encoded by the coding sequence ATGATGAAAAAAATTTATATCGCCGCCATTTTAGCTTTTTTAATAACAAACAGCTTTGCACAGGTTAAAACAACAGTCACCAAATCAGCTATTACTTTTAAAATTAAAAATATGGGGATCAGTTGTACCGGCGCTTTTAGCGGTTTGCAAGCCGATGTACAGTTTAAACCGGCCGATCTTGCAGGCAGCAGTATCGTAGCTTCGGTAGAAACCGCCACCATTAATACCGATAACGAGATGCGTGATAATCACCTCAAAAGCGCTGATTATTTTGATATAACTACTTATCCAAAGATCACACTAAAGTCTGTTTCATTTAAACATAAAAACGGAGACAACTATACCGGCAGTTTTAACGTAACTATAAAAGACAAAACAAAACTGATAGAGGTACCTTTCACTTATACCGAAAAGGGTAATGCCGCGGCATTTAATGGTAACTTTAAAATAAACCGCAGGGATTTTGGCTTAGGCGGCAACAGCATGGTGCTGGCCGACGAAGCTACGGTTACGGTGAATGTGGAAAGTAGTATCAAGTAG
- a CDS encoding UbiA family prenyltransferase encodes MNLKQLIPTRSAWAHLRFVFSVFLLPVYLFAFSQAHDVHFWPAVLVFFIWHLLAFPASNGYNSYFDRDEESIALLAKPPEVDISLYYFSILLELVAFLLGFLICWEFAFAVLLYGIMSKLYSHSATRLKKYPIISFLTVFFFQGAFIYYTTYSALSGLSLFRHWDIGFTVAGAICSCLIGASYPLTQIYQHAEDSRRGDRTISLLLGYKGSFIFSGVLFALGIALSYYYWHSAGRMLHFYFFLLCALPIFLFFNYWFYKVGQSTKNADYKNAMRMNFLSSACMLIYFGVLAIFG; translated from the coding sequence ATGAACTTGAAACAGTTAATACCTACCCGCTCGGCATGGGCGCATCTGCGTTTTGTGTTTTCTGTTTTTTTGCTCCCGGTGTATCTGTTTGCTTTTAGCCAGGCACATGACGTTCATTTTTGGCCCGCAGTTTTGGTTTTTTTTATATGGCATTTGCTGGCTTTCCCGGCAAGTAACGGCTATAACAGTTATTTTGACCGCGACGAGGAAAGTATCGCCCTGCTGGCCAAGCCGCCCGAGGTAGATATCAGCTTGTACTATTTTTCGATATTGCTGGAGCTGGTGGCTTTTTTGCTGGGCTTCCTGATCTGCTGGGAATTTGCTTTCGCGGTATTGCTTTATGGCATTATGTCAAAACTGTACAGCCACTCGGCTACGCGGTTAAAAAAGTATCCTATTATTAGTTTTTTAACGGTTTTCTTTTTCCAGGGCGCATTTATTTACTATACTACTTATTCGGCTTTAAGCGGATTAAGTCTATTCAGGCATTGGGATATCGGCTTTACGGTTGCAGGGGCTATATGCTCCTGTCTTATCGGGGCATCTTACCCGCTTACCCAGATCTATCAGCACGCCGAAGATAGCCGTCGTGGCGACCGTACGATCAGCCTGTTGCTGGGTTACAAAGGTTCCTTTATTTTTTCGGGTGTATTGTTTGCCCTGGGGATAGCCCTATCCTACTATTACTGGCATTCGGCAGGCCGGATGCTGCACTTTTACTTTTTCCTGCTTTGCGCATTGCCTATATTTTTGTTTTTTAACTACTGGTTTTATAAAGTTGGCCAGTCGACCAAAAATGCCGACTATAAAAATGCCATGCGCATGAATTTTTTAAGCTCGGCCTGTATGCTTATTTATTTTGGGGTGCTGGCGATATTTGGGTAA
- a CDS encoding carbohydrate porin gives MKKTILLTTLLLNFTLFVFAQDTLKQQRFNLHFQQTIITQYKPSFGAPYTGTNSLLTKSETQSSITTTLFGAARLWKGAQAVFNPELSGGAGLSKTLGVAGFPNGETFRVGATEPKIYIARLYFTQNFEWGKEKDTLTDDNNQLAGLKSKRYFTFTIGKFGMADFYDGNEFSHDPRTQFMNWALMDNGAWDYPANTRGYVLGSHFELGQPNWTLRFAFTMSTTTANGAIWDAKIGHANTQTMEYERRYTINGNKGTVRVLGFRNNGKMGIYSEALAKNPVNPVVDTNLTYGKHKYGFGISADQYLSKDFGVFAKVSYNDGKTETWYFTEIDRSLSFGGTLKGTSWKRPDDELALAFIANGLSSQHRDYLAAGGYGFIIGDGKLNYGHELIAELYYKINAFQKKVWLTPDYQFILNPAYNKDRGPVNVLSLRAHVEF, from the coding sequence ATGAAAAAAACGATACTGCTAACTACTCTCCTGCTGAACTTTACCCTATTTGTATTTGCCCAGGATACCCTGAAACAACAGCGTTTTAATCTCCATTTCCAACAAACTATTATTACCCAATACAAGCCATCATTTGGCGCCCCCTATACCGGCACTAACAGCTTACTCACCAAATCAGAAACACAAAGCTCCATTACTACCACACTTTTTGGTGCGGCCAGGTTATGGAAAGGGGCGCAGGCTGTTTTCAATCCGGAACTATCCGGAGGGGCTGGTTTGAGTAAAACACTGGGTGTAGCCGGCTTTCCAAATGGGGAAACTTTTAGGGTAGGCGCTACGGAACCTAAAATTTACATAGCCCGTTTGTATTTTACCCAAAACTTTGAATGGGGTAAAGAAAAAGATACCCTCACCGATGATAATAATCAATTAGCCGGCTTAAAAAGCAAACGATACTTCACCTTTACCATCGGTAAATTTGGTATGGCCGATTTTTATGATGGTAACGAATTCAGCCATGATCCACGAACCCAATTTATGAACTGGGCTTTAATGGATAATGGTGCCTGGGATTACCCGGCCAATACGCGCGGCTATGTTTTAGGCAGTCATTTTGAGCTCGGGCAACCCAACTGGACGCTCCGCTTTGCCTTCACCATGTCAACCACTACCGCTAATGGAGCCATCTGGGATGCCAAAATAGGGCATGCCAATACCCAAACAATGGAATATGAGCGCCGTTACACCATCAATGGCAACAAGGGTACTGTGCGGGTACTAGGTTTCCGGAATAATGGCAAAATGGGTATTTACAGCGAGGCATTGGCTAAAAACCCGGTGAACCCTGTTGTAGATACCAACCTTACCTATGGCAAGCATAAATATGGCTTTGGCATTAGTGCCGATCAGTACCTGAGTAAAGATTTTGGTGTGTTTGCCAAAGTAAGTTACAACGATGGTAAAACCGAAACCTGGTATTTTACCGAGATCGACCGTTCGCTAAGCTTTGGTGGCACGCTAAAGGGCACATCATGGAAACGCCCCGATGACGAACTGGCTCTGGCCTTTATAGCTAATGGTCTTTCATCCCAACATCGTGATTACCTGGCTGCCGGTGGCTATGGTTTTATTATTGGTGATGGTAAGCTTAATTACGGCCACGAGTTGATAGCAGAACTGTATTATAAAATAAATGCTTTTCAGAAGAAAGTCTGGCTCACACCCGATTACCAGTTTATCCTGAACCCGGCTTATAATAAAGACCGCGGCCCGGTAAATGTGTTGTCGTTGAGGGCTCACGTGGAGTTTTAG
- a CDS encoding HD domain-containing protein — MEHSELIDATVQFVRETLKNAEGGHDWWHIQRVWTNAKLIAQTEKADLLTVELAALLHDIADSKFHNGDEEIGPRTAGNYLQSIQVNAAIIEHVQQIIRHMSFKSSFDKPSFHSPELAIVQDADRLDAIGAIGIARAFTYGGFKGRELYNPEIEPNLNMSKEEYKNTSAPTINHFYEKLLLLKDKMNTTTGKKLAQQRHDFMETYLKQFYNECGMIN; from the coding sequence ATGGAACATAGTGAATTGATTGACGCAACCGTACAATTTGTGCGCGAAACACTTAAAAATGCCGAAGGCGGCCATGATTGGTGGCATATACAAAGAGTTTGGACTAATGCCAAATTGATAGCACAAACCGAAAAAGCCGATCTGCTTACGGTTGAACTGGCGGCATTATTACATGATATTGCCGATAGTAAATTCCACAATGGCGACGAAGAGATAGGCCCGCGCACGGCAGGCAATTATCTGCAAAGCATACAGGTAAACGCCGCTATTATTGAACATGTGCAGCAGATTATCCGGCACATGTCTTTCAAATCAAGTTTTGATAAACCATCCTTTCACTCTCCCGAACTGGCTATTGTACAGGATGCTGATCGCCTGGACGCTATTGGCGCTATTGGTATTGCCCGGGCTTTTACCTATGGTGGTTTTAAGGGCCGGGAGCTCTACAATCCCGAGATTGAGCCTAATCTGAACATGAGCAAGGAGGAATATAAAAACACATCGGCACCAACCATCAACCATTTTTATGAAAAGCTTTTATTGCTGAAAGATAAGATGAATACCACCACAGGCAAAAAGCTGGCGCAGCAACGGCACGATTTTATGGAAACCTATTTAAAACAATTTTATAATGAATGCGGAATGATAAACTAA
- a CDS encoding helix-turn-helix domain-containing protein: MKEMLNFKIKAIAANIRNTREGLNYTQEYLAAKLSISQNAYSKIELGYTKITVERLFQIAAILGSDVHELIETEKVVAA, translated from the coding sequence ATGAAAGAGATGCTGAATTTCAAAATAAAGGCGATTGCTGCCAATATCAGGAATACCAGGGAGGGCCTGAACTATACGCAAGAATATCTTGCTGCAAAATTGAGTATATCGCAAAATGCTTACAGCAAAATTGAATTAGGTTATACTAAAATAACGGTTGAACGCCTTTTTCAAATAGCTGCTATACTGGGCTCGGATGTTCATGAACTCATCGAGACCGAAAAAGTAGTAGCCGCCTGA
- a CDS encoding THUMP domain-containing class I SAM-dependent RNA methyltransferase, with protein sequence MQVFHTESKIVITCNKRLSPYLQQEVEALGFTPTRVFQTGIELKGTVTDTIALNLNLRCASQVLYLLKSFKADDPAQLYNELVTIEWEKLIDFAGYFSVSSNVNNEHILTPLFANVKVKDAIADRIKSIKGIRPNSGAEANKTLIHLYWQDSDADVFIDTSGETLAKHSYRKIPGKAPMLEALAASTVMATNWDRQSTFINPMCGSGTLAIEAALLATDKCPGLFRMNYGFMHILGYDETVFFTERRKLKDKAKKETGFKIIATDLSADAVDIAQKNAKTAGVDHLIDFSVCDFADTEVPEDTGIVMFNPEYGERLGVHSKLEATYARMGDFMKKKCLGYRGYIFTGNPDLAKKIGLRPSRRIEFYNGKLDCRLLEYELYEGSKREPKEV encoded by the coding sequence ATGCAAGTTTTCCACACCGAGAGTAAAATCGTAATTACATGCAATAAAAGGCTTTCGCCTTATCTGCAGCAAGAAGTTGAGGCACTGGGCTTTACACCAACCCGTGTTTTCCAGACCGGGATTGAGCTTAAAGGTACCGTAACCGATACCATTGCGCTTAACCTTAACCTGCGCTGCGCCAGCCAGGTGCTTTATTTACTCAAAAGCTTTAAAGCCGATGATCCGGCTCAGCTTTACAATGAGCTGGTTACCATTGAGTGGGAAAAACTGATTGATTTTGCCGGATATTTCTCGGTATCATCAAACGTAAATAACGAACATATCCTTACGCCTCTGTTTGCCAATGTAAAGGTAAAAGATGCTATTGCCGACAGGATAAAATCCATAAAAGGCATTCGCCCCAACTCGGGCGCCGAAGCCAACAAAACGCTGATACATCTGTATTGGCAGGATAGCGATGCGGATGTTTTTATCGATACATCGGGCGAAACCCTGGCCAAACACAGTTATCGTAAAATACCAGGTAAAGCGCCAATGCTGGAGGCCCTGGCGGCCTCAACCGTTATGGCTACCAACTGGGACAGGCAAAGCACGTTCATCAATCCCATGTGCGGATCGGGCACTTTAGCCATCGAAGCCGCCTTGCTGGCAACCGATAAATGCCCGGGCCTGTTCAGGATGAACTATGGCTTTATGCATATTTTAGGTTATGATGAAACGGTATTTTTTACCGAGCGCCGTAAATTAAAAGACAAGGCAAAAAAGGAAACGGGCTTTAAGATCATCGCTACCGATCTGTCTGCCGATGCCGTTGATATCGCACAAAAGAATGCAAAAACGGCAGGTGTAGACCATTTGATAGATTTTAGCGTTTGTGATTTTGCAGACACTGAAGTACCCGAGGATACAGGCATTGTAATGTTTAACCCCGAATATGGTGAACGCCTGGGTGTACACTCCAAACTGGAAGCTACCTATGCACGCATGGGCGATTTTATGAAAAAGAAATGCCTGGGATACCGGGGCTATATTTTTACAGGAAATCCAGACCTGGCTAAAAAAATCGGCCTTCGCCCGTCGCGCAGAATTGAATTTTACAATGGTAAGCTGGATTGCCGTTTACTGGAATATGAGCTGTATGAAGGCAGCAAAAGAGAACCAAAAGAAGTATAA